A section of the Tenrec ecaudatus isolate mTenEca1 chromosome 10, mTenEca1.hap1, whole genome shotgun sequence genome encodes:
- the LOC142458126 gene encoding myosin-4 isoform X1, translating to MSSDAEMAVFGEAAPFLRKSEKERIEAQNKPFDAKSSVFVVDAKESYVKATVQSREGGKVTAKTEGGTSVTVKEDQVFSMNPPKYDKIEDMAMMTHLHEPAVLYNLKERYAAWMIYTYSGLFCVTVNPYKWLPVYNPEVVTAYRGKKRQEAPPHIFSISDNAYQFMLTDRENQSILITGESGAGKTVNTKRVIQYFATIAVTGEKKKEEATSGKMQGTLEDQIISANPLLEAFGNAKTVRNDNSSRFGKFIRIHFGATGKLASADIETYLLEKSRVTFQLKAERSYHIFYQIMSNKKPELIEMLLITTNPYDFAFVSQGEITVPSIDDQEELMATDSAVDILGFSADEKVAIYKLTGAVMHYGNMKFKQKQREEQAEPDGTEVADKAAYLTNLNSADLLKALCYPRVKVGNEYVTKGQTVQQVYNAVGALAKAIYEKMFLWMVTRINQQLDTKQPRQYFIGVLDIAGFEIFDFNSLEQLCINFTNEKLQQFFNHHMFVLEQEEYKKEGIEWEFIDFGMDLAACIELIEKPMGIFSILEEECMFPKATDTSFKNKLYEQHLGKSNNFQKPKPAKGKAEAHFSLVHYAGTVDYNIAGWLDKNKDPLNETVVGLYQKSGLKTLAQLFSGSQTAEAGNAGGKKGGKKKGSSFQTVSALFRENLNKLMTNLKSTHPHFVRCLIPNETKTPGAMEHELVLHQLRCNGVLEGIRICRKGFPSRIIYADFKQRYKVLNASAIPEGQFIDSKKASEKLLGSIDIDHTQYKFGHTKVFFKAGLLGTLEEMRDDKLAQLITRTQAMCRGFLMRVEFKKMMERRESIFCIQYNVRAFMNVKHWPWMKLYFKIKPLLKSAETEKEMANMKEEFEKTKEELAKSEAKRKELEEKMVALMQEKNDLQLQVQSEADGLADAEERCDQLIKTKIQLEAKIKEATERAEDEEEINAELTAKKRKLEDECSELKKDIDDLELTLAKVEKEKHATENKVKNLTEEMAGLDETIAKLTKEKKALQEAHQQTLDDLQAEEDKVNTLTKAKTKLEQQVDDLEGSLEQEKKLRMDLERAKRKLEGDLKLAQESTMDIENDKQQLDEKLKKKEFEMSNLQSKIEDEQALGMQLQKKIKELQARIEELEEEIEAERASRAKAEKQRSDLSRELEEISERLEEAGGATSAQIEMNKKREAEFQKMRRDLEEATLQHEATAATLRKKHADSVAELGEQIDNLQRVKQKLEKEKSELKMEIDDLASNMETVSKAKGNFEKMCRTLEDQLSEVKTKEEEQQRLINELSTQKARLHTESGEFSRQLDEKDAMVSQLSRSKQAFTQQIEELKRQLEEESKAKNALAHALQSSRHDCDLLREQYEEEQEAKAELQRAMSKANSEVAQWRTKYETDAIQRTEELEEAKKKLAQRLQDAEEHVEAVNAKCASLEKTKQRLQNEVEDLMLDVERSNAACAALDKKQRNFDKVLAEWKQKYEETQAELEASQKEARSLSTELFKVKNAYEESLDHLETLKRENKNLQQEISDLTEQIAEGGKHIHELEKVKKQIEQEKGELQAALEEAEASLEHEEGKILRIQLELNQVKSEIDRKIAEKDEEIDQLKRNHLRVVESMQSTLDAEIRSRNDALRVKKKMEGDLNEMEIQLNHANRQAAEAIRNLRNTQGILKDTQLHLDDALRGQDDLKEQLAMVERRANLMQAEIEELRASLEQTERSRKVAEQELLDASERVQLLHTQNTSLINTKKKLETDISQMQGEMEDIVQEARNAEEKAKKAITDAAMMAEELKKEQDTSAHLERMKKNLEQTVKDLQHRLDEAEQLALKGGKKQIQKLEARVRELENEVDNEQKRNVETVKGLRKHERRVKELTYQTEEDRKNVLRLQDLVDKLQTKVKAYKRQAEEAEEQSNVNLAKFRKIQHELEEAEERADIAESQVNKLRVKSREVHTKIISEE from the exons ATGAGCTCCGACGCGGAGATGGCGGTTTTTGGGGAGGCGGCTCCTTTCCTCCGGAAGTCTGAGAAGGAGCGGATCGAGGCCCAGAACAAGCCTTTCGATGCCAAGTCCTCTGTCTTTGTGGTGGATGCAAAGGAGTCCTATGTGAAAGCCACCGTGCAAAGCAGGGAAGGCGGGAAGGTGACAGCCAAGACTGAAGGTGGTACt AGTGTCACAGTTAAGGAAGATCAAGTCTTCTCCATGAACCCTCCCAAGTACGACAAGATCGAGGACATGGCCATGATGACCCACCTGCATGAGCCCGCCGTGCTGTACAACCTCAAAGAACGTTATGCAGCCTGGATGATCTAC ACCTACTCGGGCCTCTTCTGCGTCACCGTCAACCCCTACAAGTGGCTGCCGGTGTATAACCCTGAGGTGGTGACAGCCTACCGAGGCAAAAAGCGCCAGGAGGCCCCGCCCCACATCTTCTCCATCTCTGACAACGCCTATCAGTTCATGCTGACTG ATCGTGAAAACCAGTCAATCTTGATCAC CGGAGAATCCGGGGCAGGGAAGACGGTGAACACCAAGCGTGTCATCCAGTACTTTGCAACAATTGCAGTCACTggggagaagaagaaggaggaagctACTTCTGGCAAAATGCAG GGGACACTGGAAGATCAGATCATCAGTGCCAACCCCCTGCTGGAGGCCTTTGGCAACGCCAAGACCGTGAGGAACGACAACTCCTCCCGCTTT GGTAAATTCATCAGGATCCACTTTGGTGCCACAGGCAAACTGGCTTCTGCAGATATTGAAACTT ATCTGCTAGAGAAGTCCCGCGTTACTTTCCAGCTAAAGGCTGAAAGAAGCTACCATATATTTTATCAGATCATGTCCAACAAGAAACCAGAGCTTATTG AAATGCTCCTGATCACCACCAACCCATATGACTTCGCATTTGTTAGCCAAGGCGAGATCACAGTGCCCAGCATCGATGACCAGGAAGAGCTGATGGCCACAGAT AGTGCTGTGGACATCCTGGGTTTCAGCGCTGATGAAAAGGTGGCCATCTACAAGCTCACAGGGGCTGTAATGCATTATGGGAACATGAAATTCAAGCAAAAGCAAAGGGAAGAGCAAGCTGAGCCGGATGGCACTGAAG TTGCTGACAAGGCCGCCTATCTGACAAATCTCAACTCTGCTGACCTGCTCAAAGCCCTCTGCTACCCCAGGGTGAAGGTCGGCAATGAGTACGTCACCAAGGGCCAGACTGTGCAGCAG GTGTACAATGCAGTGGGTGCTCTGGCCAAGGCCATCTATGAGAAGATGTTCCTGTGGATGGTGACCCGCATCAACCAGCAGCTGGACACCAAGCAGCCCAGGCAGTACTTCATCGGCGTGCTGGACATTGCTGGCTTCGAGATCTTTGAT TTCAACAGCCTGGAGCAGCTGTGCATCAACTTCACCAACGAGAAACTGCAACAGTTTTTCAACCACCACATGTTCGTGCTGGAGCAGGAGGAGTACAAGAAGGAGGGCATCGAGTGGGAGTTCATCGACTTCGGCATGGACCTGGCTGCCTGCATCGAGCTCATCGAGAAG CCCATGGGCATCTTCTCCATCCTGGAGGAGGAGTGCATGTTCCCCAAGGCCACAGACACCTCCTTCAAGAACAAGCtgtatgaacagcacctgggcaAGTCCAACAACTTCCAGAAGCCCAAGCCTGCCAAAGGCAAGGCCGAGGCCCACTTCTCGCTGGTGCACTACGCCGGCACGGTGGACTACAACATCGCCGGCTGGCTGGACAAGAACAAGGACCCCCTGAATGAGACGGTGGTCGGGCTGTACCAGAAGTCTGGCCTAAAAACCCTGGCTCAACTCTTCTCGGGGTCACAAACTGCGGAAGCAGGTAAT GCTGGTGGCAAGAAAGGGGGCAAGAAGAAAGGCTCTTCTTTCCAGACCGTGTCTGCTCTTTTCAGG GAGAATTTGAATAAGCTGATGACCAACTTGAAGAGCACTCACCCCCACTTTGTGCGCTGTCTCATTCCCAATGAGACTAAAACTCCAG GTGCCATGGAACATGAACTTGTGCTGCACCAGCTGAGGTGTAATGGTGTGCTTGAAGGCATCCGTATCTGTAGGAAGGGGTTCCCCAGCAGAATCATTTATGCAGACTTCAAACAGAG ATACAAGGTTCTAAACGCAAGTGCTATCCCAGAGGGTCAGTTCATTGACAGCAAGAAGGCTTCAGAGAAGCTGCTGGGGTCTATTGACATTGACCACACCCAGTACAAATTTGGTCATACCAAG GTTTTCTTTAAAGCTGGCCTCCTGGGAACTCTAGAGGAGATGCGAGATGACAAGCTGGCTCAGCTCATCACACGCACTCAAGCCATGTGCAGAGGGTTCCTGATGAGAGTGGAATTCAAGAAAATGATGGAAAGGAG AGAGTCCATCTTCTGCATCCAGTACAACGTCCGTGCCTTCATGAATGTGAAGCACTGGCCCTGGATGAAGCTGTACTTCAAGATCAAGCCCCTGCTCAAGAGCGCGGAGACTGAGAAGGAGATGGCCAACATGAAGGAGGAGTTTGAGAAGACCAAGGAAGAGCTGGCAAAATCAGAGGCGaaaaggaaagagctggaagaaaAAATGGTAGCGCTCATGCAAGAGAAAAATGACTTGCAACTCCAAGTTCAATCT GAAGCAGATGGCCTGGCCGATGCAGAGGAGAGGTGCGACCAGCTGATCAAAACCAAGATCCAGCTGGAGGCCAAAATCAAAGAGGCGACAGAGAGGGCTGAGGACGAGGAAGAGATAAATGCGGAGCTGACGGCCAAGAAGAGGAAACTGGAGGATGAATGCTCAGAGCTCAAGAAAGACATAGATGACCTTGAGCTGACACTGGCCAAGGTGGAGAAGGAGAAACATGCCACAGAGAACAAG GTGAAAAACCTCACAGAGGAGATGGCAGGCCTGGACGAGACCATCGCAAAGCTGACCAAGGagaagaaggccctccaggaggccCACCAGCAGACCCTGGATGACCTGCAGGCAGAGGAGGACAAAGTGAACACTCTGACCAAGGCCAAGACCAAGCTGGAGCAGCAAGTGGACGAT CTGGAAGGATCTCTGGAGCAAGAGAAGAAACTTCGCATGGACCTAGAAAGGGCCAAGAGGAAGCTGGAGGGCGACCTGAAATTGGCCCAAGAATCCACAATGGACATAGAAAATGACAAACAACAACTGGATGAGAAACTCAAAAA GAAAGAGTTTGAAATGAGCAATCTGCAAAGCAAGATTGAAGATGAACAGGCCCTTGGTATGCAGCTGCAGAAGAAGATCAAGGAGTTACAG GCCCGCATTGAGGAACTGGAGGAGGAAATCGAGGCAGAGCGGGCCTCCAGGGCCAAAGCTGAGAAGCAGCGCTCTGACCTCTCCCGGGAACTGGAGGAGATCAGCGAGCGGCTGGAAGAAGCCGGAGGGGCAACTTCAGCCCAGATTGAGATGAACAAGAAGCGAGAGGCTGAGTTCCAGAAAATGCGCAGAGACCTGGAGGAGGCCACCCTGCAGCACGAGGCCACCGCAGCCACCCTGCGGAAGAAGCACGCGGACAGCGTGGCCGAGCTCGGGGAGCAGATCGACAACCTGCAGCGGGTCAAGCAGAAGCTGGAGAAGGAGAAGAGCGAGCTGAAGATGGAGATCGATGACCTGGCTAGTAACATGGAGACGGTCTCCAAAGCCAAG GGAAACTTTGAGAAAATGTGCCGTACTCTAGAGGACCAGCTCAGTGAAGTGAAAACCAAGGAGGAAGAGCAACAACGCTTAATCAATGAGTTGTCCACGCAGAAGGCACGCTTACATACAGAGTCAG GTGAATTTTCACGCCAGCTCGATGAGAAAGATGCTATGGTTTCTCAACTGTCGCGGAGTAAACAAGCATTTACACAACAAATTGAAGAACTAAAGAGGCAGCTAGAAGAGGAGTCTAAG GCCAAGAACGCCCTGGCCCACGCCCTGCAGTCCTCGCGCCATGACTGTGACCTGCTGCGGGAACAGTATGAGGAGGAGCAGGAAGCCAAGGCGGAGCTGCAGAGGGCCATGTCCAAGGCCAACAGTGAGGTGGCCCAGTGGAGGACCAAATACGAGACGGACGCCATCCAGCGCACAGAGGAGCTGGAGGAGGCCAA GAAGAAGCTGGCTCAGCGTCTCCAGGATGCTGAGGAGCACGTCGAGGCCGTGAACGCCAAGTGCGCTTCCCTGGAGAAGACCAAGCAGCGCCTCCAGAATGAGGTAGAGGACCTCATGCTGGACGTGGAGAGATCCAACGCGGCCTGTGCAGCCCTGGACAAGAAGCAAAGGAACTTTGACAAG GTGCTGGCAGAATGGAAGCAGAAGTACGAGGAGACGCAGGCAGAGCTGGAGGCCTCGCAGAAGGAGGCCCGCTCTCTCAGCACCGAGTTGTTCAAGGTGAAGAACGCCTATGAGGAGTCCCTGGACCACCTGGAGACCCtgaagagggaaaacaagaacctGCAGC AGGAGATTTCTGATCTGACTGAGCAAATTGCAGAGGGCGGAAAGCATATTCATGAGTTGGAGAAAGTAAAGAAACAGATTGAACAAGAGAAGGGTGAACTCCAGGCAGCCCTAGAGGAAGCAGAG gCATCTCTTGAACACGAGGAAGGCAAAATTCTTCGCATTCAGCTTGAGTTAAATCAGGTAAAATCTGAGATTGACCGGAAAATTGCTGAGAAAGATGAAGAAATCGATCAGCTGAAGAGGAACCATCTCAGAGTGGTGGAGTCCATGCAGAGCACACTGGATGCTGAGATCCGGAGCAGGAACGATGCCCTCAGGGTCAAGAAGAAGATGGAGGGagacctcaatgagatggagatCCAGCTGAACCATGCCAACCGCCAGGCTGCTGAAGCAATAAGgaacctcagaaacacacaaggaaTACTGAAG GACACTCAGCTACATTTGGATGATGCCCTCAGAGGCCAAGATGACCTTAAAGAGCAACTGGCCATGGTGGAGCGCAGAGCCAATCTGATGCAAGCTGAGATTGAAGAGCTAAGAGCATCCCTGGAACAGACTGAGAGGAGCAGGAAGGTGGCCGAGCAAGAGCTTCTGGATGCCAGTGAGCGCGTGCAACTCCTGCACACCCAG AACACCAGCCTGATCAACACCAAGAAGAAGCTCGAGACAGACATCTCCCAAATGCAAGGAGAGATGGAGGACATTGTCCAGGAAGCCCGCAACGCAGAAGAGAAGGCCAAGAAGGCCATCACCGAT GCGGCCATGATGGCCGAGGAGCTGAAGAAGGAGCAGGACACGAGCGCCCACCTGGAGCGGATGAAGAAGAACCTGGAGCAGACGGTGAAGGACCTGCAGCACCGCCTGGATGAGGCGGAGCAGCTGGCCCTCAAGGGGGGCAAGAAGCAGATCCAGAAGCTGGAGGCCAGG GTCAGGGAGCTTGAAAATGAGGTTGACAATGAGCAGAAGCGCAACGTTGAGACGGTCAAGGGTCTTCGCAAACATGAGAGAAGAGTGAAGGAGCTCACCTACCAG ACCGAGGAGGACCGCAAGAATGTTCTCAGGCTGCAGGACTTAGTAGACAAATTACAAACCAAAGTTAAAGCTTACAAGAGACAAGCCGAAGAGGCG GAGGAACAATCCAACGTCAACCTGGCCAAGTTCCGCAAGATCCAGCACGAGCTGGAGGAAGCCGAGGAGCGGGCTGACATCGCCGAGTCCCAGGTCAACAAGCTGCGGGTCAAGAGCCGGGAGGTGCACACCAAGATCATCAGTGAAGAGTGA